One region of Neisseria mucosa genomic DNA includes:
- a CDS encoding sodium:proton antiporter, whose amino-acid sequence MRRLPILSLILLPAVSHAADFDGATLSLFWGAPFALILLSIALGPLFFAHTWHHHFGKITAFWTLLFLVPFAVVFGFGAGVHTVAHALVEEYIPFILLLLALYTISGGILVWGKLNGTPALNTGLLAAGTVMASFMGTTGAAMLMIRPLLKANHYRKNKVHVVIFFIFLVANIGGGLTPLGDPPLFLGFLKGVDFMWTVKHMLMPVLISTVVLLLVFYIIDSRYYAREANVEQIRQEEEVDEDLRIAGKWNFLLLAGVVGAVLLSGLWKPDHPGFEILGSHYALQNLVRDVILLVLTMVSLLITPKQVRAGNEFNFDPIAEVGKLFLGIFITISPVLAILKAGEAGALGAVVSLVHDASGNPINTMYFWMSGLLSAFLDNAPTYLVFFNMAGGDAQVLMTGHLFHSLLAVSMGSVFMGALTYIGNAPNFMVKAIAEQRGVPMPTFFGYMMWSVGVLIPLFILHTLIFFVWQLF is encoded by the coding sequence ATGCGCCGCTTACCAATTCTATCCCTCATCCTGCTTCCCGCTGTGTCTCACGCCGCTGATTTTGACGGCGCGACGCTCAGTCTGTTTTGGGGTGCGCCGTTCGCGTTGATTCTTTTGTCTATCGCGTTGGGGCCGCTCTTTTTCGCGCATACCTGGCATCACCATTTCGGCAAGATTACAGCGTTTTGGACGCTGCTGTTTTTGGTTCCGTTCGCCGTTGTGTTCGGTTTCGGGGCGGGTGTGCATACGGTTGCCCATGCGCTGGTTGAGGAATATATCCCGTTTATCCTGCTGCTTTTGGCTTTATACACGATTTCGGGCGGAATTTTGGTTTGGGGTAAGCTCAATGGTACGCCTGCGCTGAATACCGGGCTGCTGGCGGCGGGGACGGTGATGGCTTCCTTTATGGGGACGACCGGTGCGGCAATGCTGATGATTCGTCCGCTGCTTAAGGCAAACCATTACCGCAAGAATAAGGTGCATGTCGTTATATTCTTTATTTTTTTGGTGGCAAATATCGGCGGCGGCCTGACGCCGTTGGGCGATCCTCCGCTGTTTTTAGGCTTCTTGAAGGGCGTGGATTTCATGTGGACGGTGAAACACATGTTGATGCCCGTATTGATCAGTACGGTGGTGCTGTTGCTGGTGTTTTATATTATCGACAGCCGTTATTACGCGCGTGAAGCCAATGTGGAACAGATTCGTCAGGAAGAGGAGGTCGATGAAGATTTGCGCATTGCCGGCAAATGGAATTTCCTGCTGCTGGCGGGCGTGGTTGGTGCGGTTTTGCTGTCCGGCTTGTGGAAGCCCGATCATCCGGGGTTTGAGATTTTAGGCAGCCACTATGCGTTGCAAAACTTGGTGCGCGATGTGATTTTGCTGGTACTGACCATGGTTTCGCTGCTGATTACGCCCAAACAGGTCAGGGCGGGCAATGAATTCAATTTCGACCCGATTGCCGAAGTGGGCAAACTGTTTTTGGGTATTTTCATTACGATTTCCCCTGTTTTGGCGATTTTGAAGGCAGGCGAGGCGGGTGCGCTGGGCGCGGTGGTGTCGTTGGTGCATGACGCTTCGGGCAATCCGATTAATACGATGTATTTCTGGATGAGCGGTTTGTTGTCCGCATTTTTGGATAATGCGCCGACTTATCTGGTGTTCTTCAATATGGCGGGCGGTGATGCTCAGGTGCTGATGACGGGGCATCTGTTCCATTCGCTGTTGGCAGTATCCATGGGTTCGGTGTTTATGGGCGCGCTCACTTATATCGGCAATGCGCCGAACTTTATGGTTAAAGCGATTGCCGAGCAGCGCGGCGTGCCGATGCCGACTTTCTTCGGTTATATGATGTGGTCGGTAGGGGTATTGATTCCGCTGTTTATACTACACACACTGATCTTCTTCGTTTGGCAGTTGTTCTGA
- a CDS encoding IS5/IS1182 family transposase produces the protein MSTFFQQTAQAMIAKHIDRFPLLKLDKVIDWQPIEQYLNRQRTRYVRDHRGRPAYPLLSMFKAVLLEQWHSLSDPELEHSLITRIDFNLFCRFDELSIPDYSTLCRYRNWLAQDDTLSELLELINRQLAEKNLKVEKASAAVIDATIIQTAGSKQRQAIEVDKEGQVSGQTTPSKDKDARWTKKNGLYKLGYKQHTRTDEEGYIEKLHITPANTHECNHLLPLLEGIAKDTTVYADKGYDSKENRQHLEEHRLLDGIMRKAHRNRPLTEVQTKRNRYLSKTRYVVEQSFGTLHRKFRYARAAYFGLCKVSAQSHLKAMCLNLLKAANRLSVPVAA, from the coding sequence ATGAGCACCTTCTTCCAGCAAACCGCACAAGCCATGATCGCCAAACACATTGACCGCTTCCCACTATTGAAGTTGGATAAGGTGATTGATTGGCAACCGATCGAGCAGTACCTGAATCGTCAAAGAACCCGTTACGTCCGAGACCACCGCGGCCGTCCCGCCTATCCCCTGTTGTCCATGTTCAAAGCCGTCCTGCTCGAACAATGGCACAGCCTCTCCGATCCCGAACTCGAACACAGCCTCATCACCCGCATCGATTTCAACCTGTTTTGCCGTTTTGACGAACTGAGCATCCCCGATTACAGCACCTTATGCCGCTACCGCAACTGGCTGGCGCAAGACGACACCCTGTCCGAATTGCTGGAACTGATTAACCGACAACTGGCCGAAAAAAACCTAAAAGTAGAGAAAGCATCCGCCGCCGTCATTGACGCCACCATTATTCAGACTGCCGGCAGCAAACAGCGTCAGGCCATAGAAGTCGACAAGGAAGGACAAGTCAGCGGCCAAACCACACCGAGTAAGGACAAAGATGCCCGTTGGACAAAGAAAAACGGCCTCTACAAACTCGGTTACAAACAACATACCCGTACCGATGAGGAAGGCTATATCGAGAAACTGCACATCACCCCCGCCAATACCCATGAGTGCAACCACCTGTTGCCTTTGCTGGAAGGAATAGCCAAAGACACAACCGTCTATGCCGACAAAGGCTACGACAGTAAGGAAAACCGGCAACATCTGGAAGAGCATCGGTTGTTAGACGGCATTATGCGCAAAGCCCACCGCAACCGTCCGCTGACAGAAGTGCAAACCAAACGTAACCGATATTTGTCGAAGACCCGTTATGTGGTCGAACAAAGCTTCGGTACGCTGCACCGTAAATTCCGCTACGCCCGGGCAGCTTATTTTGGTCTGTGTAAAGTGAGTGCGCAAAGCCATCTGAAGGCGATGTGTTTGAACCTGTTGAAAGCGGCTAACAGGCTAAGTGTGCCTGTTGCTGCCTAA
- the nqrF gene encoding NADH:ubiquinone reductase (Na(+)-transporting) subunit F, which translates to MEIILGIVMFTVIVLALALMILFAKSKLVSEGDITIKVNDEKELTMPAGGKLLGALASQGIFVPSACGGGGSCGQCRVVVKSGGGDILPTELSHISKREAREGCRLSCQVNVKTDMDIEVPEEVFGVKKWECTVISNDNKATFIKELKLAIPEGEEVPFRAGGYIQIEAPPHTVAYKDFDIPKEYHEDWDKYNLWQYVSKVDEPILRAYSMASYPEEKGIIMLNVRIATPPPRVPDAPPGQMSSYIWSLKPGDKVTISGPFGEFFAKDTDAEMVFIGGGAGMAPMRSHIFDQLKRLNSKRKITFWYGARSKREMFYVEDFDQLAAEYPNFTWHVALSDPLPEDNWDGYTGFIHNVVYENHLKNHEAPEDCEFYMCGPPIMNQSVIKMLKDLGVEDENILLDDFGG; encoded by the coding sequence ATGGAAATTATTTTAGGTATCGTGATGTTCACCGTCATCGTCTTGGCTTTGGCACTGATGATTCTGTTTGCCAAATCCAAGTTGGTGAGCGAAGGCGACATCACCATTAAAGTCAATGATGAAAAAGAGCTGACTATGCCCGCCGGCGGCAAACTGTTGGGCGCGCTTGCCAGCCAAGGCATCTTTGTCCCCTCCGCCTGCGGCGGCGGCGGTTCGTGCGGACAATGCCGCGTTGTCGTGAAAAGCGGCGGCGGCGACATTCTGCCGACCGAGTTATCCCACATTAGCAAACGCGAAGCACGCGAAGGCTGTCGACTGTCTTGTCAGGTCAACGTCAAAACCGACATGGACATCGAAGTGCCGGAAGAAGTGTTCGGCGTGAAAAAATGGGAATGCACCGTCATCTCCAACGACAACAAAGCCACGTTCATTAAAGAACTCAAGCTTGCCATTCCCGAAGGCGAAGAAGTCCCCTTCCGTGCCGGTGGCTACATCCAAATCGAAGCCCCGCCGCACACCGTTGCCTACAAAGACTTCGACATTCCTAAGGAATATCACGAAGACTGGGACAAATACAATCTGTGGCAATACGTTTCCAAAGTGGACGAGCCGATTTTGCGCGCCTACTCCATGGCTTCATATCCAGAAGAAAAAGGCATCATCATGCTGAACGTGCGTATCGCCACGCCGCCTCCGCGCGTACCCGATGCGCCTCCGGGACAAATGTCGTCTTACATCTGGTCGCTCAAACCCGGCGACAAAGTAACCATCTCCGGCCCGTTCGGCGAATTCTTCGCCAAAGACACCGATGCGGAAATGGTATTTATCGGCGGCGGTGCAGGTATGGCACCGATGCGCTCCCACATTTTCGACCAGCTGAAACGTTTGAACTCCAAACGTAAGATTACCTTCTGGTATGGTGCCCGTTCTAAACGTGAAATGTTCTATGTTGAAGACTTCGACCAACTCGCGGCAGAGTACCCGAACTTCACATGGCACGTTGCCCTGTCCGACCCATTGCCTGAAGACAACTGGGACGGTTACACAGGCTTCATCCACAACGTGGTTTACGAAAACCACCTGAAAAACCATGAAGCACCGGAAGACTGCGAATTCTACATGTGCGGCCCGCCGATCATGAACCAGTCCGTCATCAAAATGCTTAAAGACTTGGGCGTGGAAGATGAAAACATCCTCTTGGATGACTTCGGCGGTTAA
- a CDS encoding Na(+)-translocating NADH-quinone reductase subunit A (uses the energy from reduction of ubiquinone-1 to ubiquinol to move Na(+) ions from the cytoplasm to the periplasm), whose product MIKIKKGLDLPIAGRPEQAVYDGPAITEVALLGEEYVGMRPSMKVKEGDAVKKGQVLFEDKKNPGVVFTAPASGKIAAIHRGEKRVLQSVVIAVEGDDEIEFERYAPDALANLSGEEVRRNLIQSGLWTALRTRPFSKIPAVDAEPFAIFVNAMDTNPLAADPVVVIKEAAEDFRRGLLVLSRLTERKIHVCKAAGADVPSENAANIETHEFGGPHPAGLSGTHIHFIEPVGANKTVWTINYQDVIAIGRLFVTGRLNPERVVALGGPQVNKPRLLRTVLGAKVSQITAGELVDADNRVISGSVLNGAIAQGAHDYLGRYHNQISVIEEGRSKELFGWVAPQPDKYSITRTTLGHFLKNKLFKFTTAVNGGDRAMVPIGTYERVMPLDILPTLLLRDLIVGDTDSAQALGCLELDEEDLALCSFVCPGKYEYGPLLRKVLETIEKEG is encoded by the coding sequence ATGATTAAAATCAAAAAAGGCCTAGACCTGCCCATCGCGGGCAGACCGGAGCAAGCCGTTTACGACGGTCCGGCCATTACCGAAGTCGCGTTGCTTGGCGAAGAATATGTCGGTATGCGCCCCTCGATGAAAGTCAAGGAAGGCGATGCCGTCAAAAAAGGCCAAGTGCTGTTTGAAGACAAGAAAAATCCGGGCGTGGTGTTTACTGCGCCGGCTTCCGGCAAAATCGCTGCGATTCACCGCGGCGAAAAGCGCGTGCTTCAGTCGGTCGTGATTGCCGTTGAGGGCGATGACGAAATCGAGTTCGAACGCTACGCGCCCGATGCGTTGGCAAACTTAAGCGGCGAAGAAGTGCGCCGCAATCTGATTCAATCCGGTTTGTGGACTGCGCTGCGTACCCGTCCGTTCAGCAAAATCCCCGCCGTTGATGCCGAGCCGTTCGCCATTTTCGTCAATGCGATGGACACCAATCCACTGGCGGCAGACCCTGTGGTCGTGATCAAAGAAGCCGCCGAGGATTTCAGACGAGGTTTGCTGGTGTTGAGCCGACTGACCGAACGCAAAATCCATGTTTGTAAAGCAGCCGGTGCGGACGTGCCGTCTGAAAACGCCGCCAACATTGAAACACACGAATTCGGCGGCCCTCATCCTGCGGGTTTGAGCGGCACGCACATTCATTTCATCGAGCCTGTCGGCGCGAATAAAACCGTGTGGACCATCAATTATCAAGATGTAATTGCGATCGGACGTTTGTTCGTAACAGGTCGTCTGAATCCCGAGCGCGTAGTTGCTTTGGGCGGCCCGCAAGTCAATAAACCGCGCCTCTTGCGTACCGTTTTGGGTGCGAAGGTGTCGCAAATTACCGCCGGCGAATTGGTTGATGCGGACAACCGCGTGATTTCCGGTTCGGTATTGAACGGCGCGATTGCACAAGGCGCGCATGATTATTTGGGACGCTACCACAATCAGATTTCCGTTATCGAAGAAGGCCGCAGTAAAGAGCTGTTCGGTTGGGTTGCGCCGCAGCCGGACAAATACTCGATTACGCGTACGACCCTCGGTCATTTCCTGAAAAACAAACTCTTCAAGTTCACGACAGCCGTCAACGGCGGCGACCGCGCCATGGTGCCGATCGGTACTTACGAGCGCGTGATGCCGCTGGACATCCTGCCTACCTTGCTTTTGCGCGATTTAATCGTCGGCGATACCGACAGCGCGCAGGCTTTGGGTTGCTTGGAATTGGACGAAGAAGACCTCGCTTTGTGCAGTTTCGTTTGCCCGGGCAAATACGAATACGGCCCGCTGTTGCGCAAGGTGCTGGAAACCATTGAGAAGGAAGGCTGA
- a CDS encoding NADH:ubiquinone reductase (Na(+)-transporting) subunit B, which yields MGLKHFLEKIEPHFLPGGKHEKWYALYEAAATIFYTSGAVTRKAAHVRDALDSKRMMILVWLALFPAMFYGMYNVGAQAFGALTPDLLQQSIANDWHYAFANALGINMSSEAGVLGKMLFGAIYFLPIYATVFIVGGFWEVLFATVRKHEINEGFFVTSILFALIVPPTLPLWQAALGITFGVVVAKEVFGGTGKNFMNPALAGRAFLFFAYPANITGDTVWTAVDGYSGATALAQWAAHGSDGLKNAVTGKSITWMDAFIGNLPGSIGEVSTLALLIGGAFIVFARIASWRIIAGVMIGMIAMSSLFNVIGSDTNPMFSMPWYWHLVVGGFAIGMLFMATDPVSASFTNVGKWWYGALIGVMCVLIRVVNPAYPEGMMLAILFANLFAPIFDYFVAQANIKRRKARSNG from the coding sequence ATGGGCTTGAAACATTTTCTGGAAAAAATCGAACCGCACTTCCTGCCGGGCGGCAAACATGAAAAATGGTATGCCCTCTATGAAGCTGCGGCGACGATTTTCTACACATCCGGCGCGGTAACGCGCAAAGCGGCACACGTCCGCGACGCGCTCGACTCCAAACGCATGATGATTTTGGTGTGGCTGGCTTTGTTCCCCGCCATGTTCTACGGTATGTACAACGTCGGCGCTCAGGCATTCGGTGCGTTAACGCCCGATTTGCTGCAACAAAGCATCGCCAACGACTGGCATTACGCCTTTGCCAACGCTTTGGGCATCAATATGTCGTCTGAAGCGGGCGTGTTGGGCAAAATGCTGTTCGGTGCGATTTACTTCCTGCCGATTTACGCAACCGTATTTATCGTCGGCGGTTTCTGGGAAGTTTTGTTTGCCACCGTACGCAAACACGAAATCAACGAAGGTTTCTTCGTGACTTCGATTCTGTTTGCCTTAATCGTTCCGCCTACGCTGCCGCTGTGGCAGGCTGCCTTAGGTATTACCTTCGGCGTGGTGGTTGCGAAAGAGGTATTCGGCGGTACGGGTAAAAACTTTATGAACCCTGCACTGGCAGGTCGTGCCTTCTTGTTCTTCGCTTATCCCGCCAATATTACCGGCGACACCGTTTGGACGGCGGTTGACGGCTATTCCGGCGCAACCGCGTTGGCTCAGTGGGCGGCACACGGTTCAGACGGCCTGAAAAATGCCGTTACCGGTAAATCCATCACTTGGATGGATGCGTTTATCGGCAACCTGCCCGGTTCTATCGGCGAAGTATCCACTTTGGCGCTTTTAATCGGCGGCGCGTTTATCGTGTTTGCCCGCATCGCTTCTTGGCGCATTATTGCCGGCGTGATGATCGGTATGATTGCGATGTCTTCGCTGTTTAATGTTATCGGTTCGGACACCAATCCGATGTTCAGCATGCCTTGGTACTGGCATCTGGTCGTCGGCGGCTTCGCCATCGGTATGCTGTTTATGGCGACCGACCCTGTTTCCGCTTCCTTTACCAATGTCGGCAAATGGTGGTACGGCGCGCTAATCGGTGTGATGTGCGTGTTAATCCGCGTGGTCAATCCGGCTTACCCTGAAGGCATGATGTTGGCGATTTTGTTTGCCAACCTGTTTGCCCCGATTTTCGACTATTTCGTCGCACAAGCGAACATCAAACGCAGAAAGGCGCGCAGCAATGGCTAA
- the coaBC gene encoding bifunctional phosphopantothenoylcysteine decarboxylase/phosphopantothenate--cysteine ligase CoaBC encodes MSKHILLGISGGIAAYKSCELVRLLKKQGHSVSVVMSKASTEFISPLTFQALSGNPVLTDTHENSLGNGMAHINLTREADALVIAPATANTIAKISHGIADNLLANLVAARKCPLAVAPAMNVEMWNNPANLRNIEQLRSDGITVFQPAYGEQACGEIGLGRMLEAADLADLISDLWTPKILLGKRILITAGATFEAIDPVRGITNISSGQMGTALARTCRAAGAKVTLIYGQLQTTIPTGLFHTEQAVSAEEMFRAVHNHITNQDVFISVAAVADYKVKNSSSQKMKKDGSGKVPIIELTENPDILASIASLPTPPFCVGFAAESERVLEYARIKRIRKNIPMLVANQISQSMGKTTNQITIIDDENEISFPETDKRQAADNIVQHLAARLNR; translated from the coding sequence ATGAGTAAACATATTCTGCTGGGTATTAGTGGCGGCATTGCCGCTTATAAGTCTTGCGAGTTGGTACGCTTGTTGAAAAAACAGGGGCATTCAGTCAGTGTGGTAATGAGCAAAGCATCAACCGAATTTATTTCACCACTGACTTTTCAGGCCTTAAGCGGAAATCCTGTTCTAACAGATACGCATGAAAATAGCTTAGGAAATGGCATGGCTCATATTAATTTAACACGTGAGGCAGATGCGTTGGTCATTGCACCGGCAACAGCCAATACGATTGCCAAAATTTCCCATGGCATTGCGGATAACCTCCTGGCTAATCTTGTTGCCGCACGGAAATGTCCTTTAGCAGTTGCTCCCGCCATGAATGTAGAGATGTGGAACAATCCTGCCAATCTACGCAATATCGAACAACTACGTTCAGACGGTATTACTGTCTTTCAGCCGGCATATGGCGAACAGGCCTGTGGGGAAATTGGACTTGGTCGAATGCTTGAAGCAGCTGATTTGGCTGATTTAATTTCCGACTTATGGACACCTAAAATCTTATTAGGCAAACGTATTTTAATCACAGCCGGAGCAACGTTTGAAGCCATTGACCCTGTACGCGGTATTACAAACATCTCTAGCGGACAGATGGGTACGGCTTTAGCACGGACATGCAGGGCTGCAGGGGCTAAAGTAACTCTGATTTATGGGCAACTCCAAACTACTATTCCAACCGGGCTTTTTCATACAGAACAAGCCGTAAGTGCTGAAGAAATGTTCCGTGCTGTTCACAATCATATTACCAACCAAGATGTATTTATCTCCGTTGCAGCTGTTGCTGACTATAAGGTGAAAAATAGCAGTTCCCAAAAAATGAAAAAAGATGGTTCCGGTAAAGTTCCTATTATCGAATTAACGGAAAACCCTGATATTCTCGCTTCCATTGCTTCTTTACCTACCCCTCCCTTCTGTGTCGGGTTTGCCGCTGAAAGCGAACGCGTTCTAGAATATGCCAGAATCAAAAGAATCAGGAAAAATATCCCTATGCTGGTTGCAAATCAAATTTCCCAGTCAATGGGAAAAACGACTAATCAAATTACCATTATTGATGACGAAAATGAGATTTCATTCCCAGAAACAGATAAACGTCAAGCAGCAGATAACATTGTCCAACATCTTGCAGCTCGTCTGAATCGTTGA
- a CDS encoding Na(+)-translocating NADH-quinone reductase subunit C gives MAKKFDKDSFSGTLIVVLAVSLICSVIVAGAVVGLKPVQEKQKVQDKQSYILSVAGLLDKNTDISKTFADRIEQRVVDLATGEYVKDAPKDFSARVAAKDPAQSIQIKPEDDLAGIKSRAKYTEVYLVKGDDGKVSQIILPMHGNGLWSVMYGFVAIQPDGNTINGITYYDQGETPGLGGEIGNPLWQQKFVGKKLFDEQGKLALHVSKGGSSDKEYGVDALSGASLTSKGVQGSFAYWFGENGYIPYLNKLKSAGAQ, from the coding sequence ATGGCTAAGAAATTCGATAAAGACAGCTTCAGCGGCACGCTGATTGTGGTGTTGGCAGTCAGCCTGATTTGCTCGGTCATCGTGGCGGGCGCGGTTGTCGGCTTGAAACCAGTTCAGGAAAAACAAAAGGTTCAGGATAAACAAAGCTATATCCTGAGCGTTGCCGGTTTGCTCGATAAAAATACCGACATCAGTAAAACCTTTGCCGACCGCATCGAACAGCGCGTGGTCGATTTGGCGACCGGCGAATATGTGAAAGACGCACCGAAAGACTTTAGCGCGCGCGTTGCCGCCAAAGACCCCGCGCAAAGCATCCAAATCAAACCTGAAGACGATTTGGCAGGCATCAAGAGCCGCGCCAAATACACCGAAGTTTATTTGGTAAAAGGCGATGACGGCAAAGTCAGCCAAATCATCCTGCCTATGCATGGAAACGGTTTGTGGTCAGTGATGTACGGTTTTGTCGCCATCCAACCCGACGGCAATACCATCAACGGTATTACCTACTACGACCAAGGCGAGACTCCGGGCTTGGGCGGCGAAATCGGCAATCCGTTGTGGCAACAAAAATTCGTCGGCAAAAAACTCTTTGACGAACAAGGCAAACTCGCCCTGCATGTTTCCAAAGGCGGAAGCTCGGACAAAGAGTATGGCGTAGATGCCCTTTCTGGCGCATCGCTGACTTCCAAAGGCGTACAAGGCTCGTTTGCCTACTGGTTCGGCGAAAACGGCTATATACCCTACCTGAACAAATTGAAATCAGCAGGAGCACAATAA
- a CDS encoding topoisomerase translates to MKKFLFAALSVLTASLSLAAVNINTASSSELEALPGIGPAKAKAIVDYRQQHGAFKSVEELKNVKGIGEGIFSKLKAEATVAPAPANTKAKNAVPLSKK, encoded by the coding sequence ATGAAAAAATTCCTCTTTGCCGCACTCTCCGTTTTGACTGCCTCGCTGTCGCTGGCCGCCGTCAACATCAATACCGCCTCTTCTTCCGAATTGGAAGCCCTGCCCGGCATCGGTCCGGCCAAAGCGAAAGCCATTGTGGACTACCGCCAGCAGCACGGTGCCTTCAAATCAGTGGAAGAGCTCAAAAACGTTAAAGGCATCGGCGAGGGTATCTTCTCCAAACTGAAGGCCGAAGCAACCGTCGCGCCCGCACCTGCAAACACAAAAGCTAAAAACGCCGTCCCATTATCTAAAAAATAA
- a CDS encoding NADH:ubiquinone reductase (Na(+)-transporting) subunit D, with protein MADMKRLKHLMFSPFIDNNPIALQVLGICSALAVTTKLQTAIVMGISVSLVTGFSSFFISLVRNYIPNSIRIIVQMAIVASLVTLVDQLLQAYAYELSKQLSVFVGLIITNCIVMGRAEAFAMKEPPLESLVDGIGNGAGYGMMLIIIATIRELIGSGKLLGYTVFQTVQDGGWYQTNGLFLLAPSAFFIIGFLIWGLRTWKPEQAEE; from the coding sequence ATGGCTGATATGAAACGCTTGAAACATTTGATGTTTTCACCCTTTATCGACAACAACCCGATTGCCTTGCAGGTTTTGGGTATTTGTTCGGCGCTGGCGGTTACCACCAAACTTCAGACGGCCATCGTGATGGGTATTTCTGTCAGTTTGGTAACCGGTTTTTCCAGCTTCTTCATCTCGCTGGTGCGCAACTACATCCCCAACAGCATCCGCATTATTGTGCAGATGGCGATTGTCGCGTCGCTGGTTACGCTGGTTGACCAATTGTTGCAGGCCTATGCCTACGAATTGTCCAAACAGCTCTCCGTATTCGTCGGCCTGATTATTACCAACTGTATCGTGATGGGTCGTGCCGAAGCCTTCGCCATGAAAGAGCCGCCGCTGGAAAGCCTGGTGGACGGTATCGGTAACGGCGCAGGTTACGGCATGATGTTGATTATCATCGCAACCATCCGCGAGCTTATCGGTTCTGGCAAACTCTTGGGCTACACCGTTTTCCAAACCGTGCAGGACGGCGGCTGGTATCAAACCAACGGCCTCTTCCTGCTGGCACCGAGCGCGTTCTTCATCATCGGCTTTTTAATTTGGGGTTTGCGTACATGGAAACCCGAACAGGCGGAGGAATAA
- the nqrE gene encoding NADH:ubiquinone reductase (Na(+)-transporting) subunit E, which produces MEHYLSLFVKSVFIENMALSFFLGMCTFLAVSKKVSTAFGLGVAVTFVLGLSVPANQLVYSLLKDGAIVKGVDLTFLKFITFIGVIAALVQILEMFLDKFVPALYNALGIYLPLITVNCAIFGAVSFMAQREYNFGESVVYGFGAGLGWMLAIVALAGITEKMKYSDAPKGLKGLGITFISAGLMAMAFMSFSGIQL; this is translated from the coding sequence ATGGAACATTATTTAAGCCTTTTTGTGAAATCCGTCTTCATTGAAAACATGGCGCTGTCCTTCTTCTTGGGCATGTGTACTTTTCTGGCGGTATCGAAAAAAGTATCCACCGCATTCGGCTTGGGCGTTGCCGTTACCTTCGTACTCGGCCTGTCCGTCCCTGCCAACCAGCTCGTTTACTCGCTGCTCAAAGACGGCGCGATTGTAAAAGGCGTGGATTTGACTTTCCTGAAATTCATCACCTTCATCGGCGTGATTGCGGCTTTGGTGCAGATTTTGGAAATGTTCTTGGACAAATTCGTTCCCGCCCTCTATAACGCGCTGGGCATCTACCTGCCGCTGATTACCGTAAACTGCGCGATTTTTGGTGCTGTTTCGTTTATGGCGCAACGCGAATACAACTTCGGCGAATCCGTCGTGTACGGCTTCGGCGCGGGTTTAGGCTGGATGTTGGCGATTGTCGCTTTGGCGGGCATTACCGAAAAAATGAAATATTCGGATGCCCCCAAAGGCCTCAAAGGACTGGGCATCACCTTCATCTCCGCCGGCCTGATGGCGATGGCGTTTATGTCGTTCTCCGGCATCCAGTTATAA